AGTTTAAGGTATGTAGATGTGGTTTACAGAGTGCTGGAAAGCTGGTATATGAAATTTGCGGAGCTTACGCCCAAATTAATTGTAGGAATTCTTGTTTTTTCTTTCTTCTTAGTTACCAGTAAGTACCTCAGTAAAATTTCAGTAAAAATATTTCACAAACTGTTTCCTAAAAGCCAGAAGGAAAGTTCACTGGTCACCCTGATTGGTGTTTTCAGGTTCATTATTATGATCATGGGGACTTTTATTTCTCTGGAAATTATGGGATTCAGCGGTTTTCTATGGAAATTCATTGGGAGTCTGGGAGTTGCCGGGGTGATTGCCGGGGTAGCTTTGAAAGATCTGGTATCCAGCATTTTTTCGGGAATGCTTATCGGTATCGATAAAGCTTTTAAAGTAGGAGACTATATCAGTATTGGCGCCAACTCTGGAACGGTTTCGGAAATTGGCTTTCTGACCACAAAAATTATTACGGATGATGGTAGAAAGGTTTATATTCCGAATCAGGTCATTTTTAACGCACCCTTTTCCAATATTACCGCTTCACCACAACGCCGAATTATTTTAAATTTTGAAATTCCTGCTGATGAAGATATTTCCATAGCTCAGAAAGGCATGATGGAAGTACTTAAAAATTTAAAAGATATTGACCGTTCGGACAGTGCGGAGGTAATCTTCACAGATTTAAAACAGGGTATATTTACGCTTCAGGCTAAATTCTGGATGAAAGTTGGCGCCAACATCACCCACTTTAAAAGTGAGGCTTATTTAAAAATAAAGGAAAGACTGGATGCGGATGGCATACAGTTGATAACACCAACGAGCATCAGCATTACAGGTGTCGATAATGGAAACATCTCAAACCAGAGTTAATAACACTCCCATTTCCAAGCCGTCACCAGCCGCAGCCGCAGACTAGAAAAACAGCCTACACTTGCCCGGATGACATAATACAAATTATTTCAGAACTTAGAATGAAGGTCGGGACATCATATTTTTTTGATTTCCGACCTTATGCTTTATAGATGGGAAGAGTTAATGTACACAGATGGATACCCATTAACATTGTCATTTTCTTTGATTTTTTAGCATCAGTATTCCGCATGCTTCCAGCCGGATCTTTATTTTAGTTTCAGCGTCACTTACAGTATAGGATGCCCCCTATTGTGAAATCTTACCGTTATTACTTTTCTCTATCTGCTGTCCCTTCTTTTTTTCGGAAACAATACTCAATAAAACACCAAAAGTAATTAAAGATACTCCAACAGCTAAATTGACCCTAAAATCTTCACCGAAAAACAACACACTCACAGCCACAGCCACGATAGGCTCCAAAGCTCCCATAATAGAGGTTGGCGTTGAACCAATCATTTTAATTGCATACACTAAAGTGAGTATCGAAAGAACCGTGGTAACCAGTGCAAAAAGGGAAAGGTTACAGAAAATATCTAATTCAGGAATCAGCAATGAATCGCCCATTACCTGTGCTTTCACCAAATAATAAAAAGAAGAAAACAACATAGAATAAAATGTAATCTTCAGACTGGAGCCTCTAATTTTCACTTTATTTACCGTTACGATATACAATGCATAAAAAACAGCACTTAACGTTGCAATACCTAATCCCAGGATATTAATATCAAAAACCGAATCTTTGACACTTAAAATAAAAACACCGAAAATCGTTATAAATAATGATAAAACCGTGAGCTTCGTAATCGCTTCTTTAAAAACAAAAAAGACAATCAAAGCCACCACTACCGGATAAACGAAAAATATCGTTGACGCAATTCCCGGTGTGAGGTAGTCGTAACCCATAAAAAGAAATTCTGACATCAGTGCAAAAAAAACTCCCAAAATAAACAAAGTCAGGGTTTCTTTTCCGGAAATTCTCAGCGACTCTTTTTTGTAGATCAGCAAGGGAAGAATGAATATTGCAGAAAGAAAAAACCTGTAAAACAAGGTGATATTCATGGGAAACCCAATGGTTTTCAGAGGCAGGATAAACAAAGGAATCAAGCCATAGGAAACTGAAGAAATAAGAGCCGAAATGTAGCCTTTTGTTTTTATATTCATAGTGAATCAGCATCTATTTTTAATGCAAAAGCAAAGATTTTGATAAAAAACAGGGTAACAAATGACTTACATCACCGTTTTCATCTGATATAGATCAAATTTAAGGCTTTGAAATGCGGCTTAATGTCTCTCGGGAAATCCCCAGATAGGAAGCGATGATCGACTTGGGAACCCGCTGAATCAGCATCGGATATTGCAGAAGAAAAATTTCATACCGTTCTTTGGCATCATTACAAAGCAAAGAAACCAAACGTCTTTGGAAAGCGGCATAGGCTGCTTCAATTTTTTTTCGGAAGAAATATTCCATTTCGGGTAATTCATTACAAAGTCTCTCCCGGTCTTCAAAACTAAGCACCAGCAATTCACAGTCTTCAAGACATTCAACGGTAAGTGTGGCATTCTTTTTCTTAAAATAAGCATCGTAATCACTGATCCACCAATCTTCCATAGCAAACCGAACAATACGGTCTTTCCCGTCTTCAGACATCACAGAAGCCTTCAGACATCCCTTCACCACACAATATTCAAAATGAACGGAATCCCCTTCCTGAATTAGAAACCGATGCCTTTTTATTTTTTTAGACTTAAAAAAAGAGAGAATATAATTAAACTTTTCCTCTGTGAGAGGCGATAATTTTTCGATATGTTGTCTAAATTCTTCCATTCATCAAGAAAACCGTTTAAATCTAATTTTTATAAAGCGGGATAAATATATTAAAATCTCCATTGAATTCAATGAAAAAAGAACACTCCATGAAAATAGTAAAGGATTGTTCTGTTAAAAATAACAAGTCCTAAGTGTCATAAGAAACGACAGGTCACCTTTATAACCTGAGTTCGATTAAAATCAATAATTTAAAATTTTGATTTTATGGTTATTAAGATACGTATCATTGGGCTGAAGCCTATCCCTATTGGCCAGGTAGAATATCTTACCGATCAAACTCAGGTTTATATAGTATATTCAAAATAAAAAAAGGCAGCTTTAAAAAAGCTACCTTCTGTATGATATGAATCTCAGATTATTTTAAATCAAAACGATCTGCATTCATCACTTTTACCCAAGCTGAAACGAAATCTTTTACAAATTTTTCATTAGCGTCAGAACTTGCATATACCTCAGCAATTGATCTCAATTCAGAATTGGAACCAAAAACTAAATCTGCACGGCTCGCTGTCCACATTTTCTCACCTGTAGAACGATCTGTTCCTTCGTACAGTTCATTATCTGCTGAAACAGATTTCCATTGAGTTTGCATGTTTAACAGATTTACGAAGAAATCATTGGTTAAAACTCCTGGCCGTTTTGTAAAGATACCACGATCTGAACCGTCGAAATTTATATTCAAAGCTCTCATTCCCCCCACTAATACGGTTAATTCCGGAGCAGTAAGATTCAGCAACTGAGCTTTGTCAATTAATAAAGACTCCGTAGAAACAGCAAATTTTCTTTTTAAATAATTTCTAAATCCGTCTGCCGCAGGCTCAAGATACCCCATTGATTCCACATCAGTCTGTTCCTGAGAAGCATCTGTTCTTCCAGGTGCGAAAGGGACAATAATTTGATACCCTGCATCCTTTGCCGATTTTTCCACCCCTGCACTTCCCGCAATAACAATTAAATCAGCCAATGAAACTTTTTTACCTCCTGTCTGATTTTCATTAAATTCTTTCTGAATATTTTCTAAAGTTCCTAATACTTTTTGAAGCTGAGTCGGATTATTAACTGCCCAATATCTTTGAGGAGCCAACCGGATTCTTGCTCCGTTTGCCCCGCCTCGCTTATCGCTTCCACGGAATGTCGAAGCCGAAGCCCATGCCGTTGCCACTAACTCGGAAACTGATAATCCTGAATTTAAAATCTCAGATTTAAGAGCTTCCACATCAGAATTACTGATTAATTCATGATCAACTGCCGGGATGGGATCTTGCCAGATCAAATCCTCCTGTGGAATATCCGGACCAAGATAACGTTCTTTTGGCCCCATATCTCTGTGCGTCAGTTTAAACCAGGCTCTTGCAAAGGCATCTGCGAAGGCATCCGGATTTTCATAAAACTTTCTAGAAATTTTTTCGTAGATCGGATCAAATCTCAAGGATAAATCCGTTGTCAACATGGTTGCTCTATGCTTTTTAGCAGGGTCAAAGGCATCAGGAATAATCTCTTCACCATTTTTGGCCACCCACTGATGAGCTCCTGCAGGGCTTTTCGTTAATTCCCATTCATTTTCAAAAAGGTTTTTAAAGAAATAATTGCTCCATTCAGTCGGAGTTTCAGTCCATGTAACTTCTAATCCGCTGGAGATGGCATCCGTTCCTTTTCCGGATTTATAAGAACTGCTCCATCCCAATCCCTGATTTTCAATTCCCGCTGCTTCAGGCTCTTTTCCAACATGATCTGCCGGTCCGGCACCATGTGTTTTACCGAAAGTATGCCCTCCGGCAATCAAAGCCACTGTTTCTTCATCATTCATAGCCATTCTTCCGAAGGTATCTCTGATATCTTTTGCCGCGGCAATGGGATCAGGATTTCCATCAGGACCTTCCGGATTTACATAAATCAATCCCATCTGCACAGCCGCTAATGGCTTTTCCAAATCTCTGGAATGGATATCGCCGTCGGCATTGTCATCACTTGGCAGTACCCCGTGTCCAGGAACACCTTCTGAACCGTGAGCATAACGAATATCTCCTCCCAGCCACGTTTTTTCCATTCCCCAATACACATCCTGATCTGGTTCCCAAACATCTTCACGACCTCCTGCATATCCAAATGTTTTGAATCCCATCGATTCCAAAGCGATATTTCCTGTAAGAATCAATAAATCGGCCCAGGAAATGCTCCTGCCGTATTTTTGTTTGATAGGCCACAAAAGCCTTCTTGCTTTATCCAGACTTACATTATCCGGCCAGCTGTTCAATGGTGCAAACCGCTGTTGCCCTGCACCTGCTCCACCTCTACCGTCGCCTACACGATACGTTCCCGCACTGTGCCAGGCCATACGGATGAATAAAGGACCGTAATGCCCGAAATCCGCCGGCCACCACTCCTGTGAGTCCGTCATTAATGCATGAAGATCTTTTTTTACCGCTTCCAGATCAAGACTTTTAAATGCTTCTGCATAATTAAAATCTTCATCCATAGGATTTGAAAGCGAAGAATGCTGACGAAGAATGTCAACTCTTAATTGATCGGGCCACCAATCCAGGTTTTTAGTACCTCCTCCGGCGACATTTTCTTTTTTCATTGTACCGTTGTGAAACGGGCACTTGCTGATATCATTTGAATCTTTTTCCATTGTCGTTTAAATTTTTTATGTTGATTACAATTAAATTTCTCTGTTTAAGAACAAGGCAAACCTACAATAGTTTTAAAATAAATACAATCTATTAAAAATATTTTTACAATAGTAAAAAACTATAACATCTATTTTATCTTGTTTATAAGTTCATCTTCAAATGGAATACGCATTTAAATTAATAAATATTTGTAAGACTTGGACAGGAATAATGATGAGATTTTGATATTTAGAATAATTCAATTTAAAGAATAAGCAACTCATTAATTTTAAAGAATTATAAATAATATTGTAAAAATCAATTACGGTTCATTATAAATAAGTTCGGTATTGTTTACCTTTGTACATATTAAAGCACGAAAAAGAATTTAAAAATAGAACTCATGCAGGAAAACTGGCAAAATAAACATATTGTATTTTTCGACGGAGAATGTGGCGTTTGTAATTTTTGGGTACAATGGATCTTGGAAAGAGATAATGAAGACAAATTTATGTTTGCTTCTTTACAATCTGATTTCGGCCAAAAATTCTTATCTGAAAGAGGATTGGAAACGACTGTTTTTAACACCATGTATCTATGGAAACCTAATAAATATTATCTTATAAAATCAAGTGCAGTACTTCAAATCGCTAATCTACTGGGAGGAATTTACAAGCTTTCTAAAATAGGAAAAGCAATCCCCAAGTTTTTCAGTGATAAAGTATATGATCTGATCTCGAGAAACAGAATGAAACTGGCAAATCAAAAATGTTATCTGCCTACACCTCATCAGCGAGGGAAGTTTATTGAGGTTTGATTTTTTTCTTAGATATCAATTTACTCAACCTTCAAGGTAGTAATTAAGCTAAATAAATACAAAGACTGCTTCAAAATTGAAACAGTCTTTTTTTATTTAAATATATCGTTAAAATTTTATTGATTCAAAGACCAAACCGTGTAAGAATTTGGTGGACACTGAATTTTCACCCGTTTATCTGCCGCGGTTGTAGGATACCAGGTAGAATTTCCTGTAAAATCTTTAATCTGCTGATTGCTCCAGTTCGTATCCACCCATTTTTCCTGCCAGTCTGATGAATTATTGATATAAACCACCAATCCCGGATTTCCGTTATAGCCGTTTCTTCGTGCAATATACTCATCATTATCGGTATACAAAATGGACGTGTTTCCTGTGGCTTTGTTATTGTGAATCCATATTAAATTGTTCAGTTTATCTTTATTCAGCCATTCTTCATAATCGCGATAGAAAATGGTAGGATATCCTTCATGGGTTAAAATATAAGCATACGCTAACGTTTTATTGTAAATAATATCCGTGTCATGATTCGCTACAAAAGTCACCGCTTTATATGGGTTTCTTTTCCACATCATATCGTCATTCAAGACATTTAAATTTCCGTTATCAAACGCTTCATCCATCTTATAATATGCAGCAAAATCAAACACTGAACTATTCGCATTATTCGCCCACCACTCCAGCGTATTAACGTTAGAATCCCAAAGCTCACCCACAGAAAATCCGCCTACACTTGAATTCCACGCATTCACGACCCAAGGTCCGAAACCCTTCACATAATCGAATCGCCAGCCGTCGAATTTCATGACATTTTTATAATACTTCGCGACAGAATCATCTCTTCCCCAAAGCCAGTCCTGAACATAAGGATTCGCATGACACAGATCCGGGAAACCACCGAAAGCGCCTTCATCATTATTTCCGTAAGCATTTTTGTAAAAATCATTATAATTTCTCGGAAATTTTCCTGAGGCGATGCCTGAGAAATTAGTCCAGGTATTGGTTCCAGTGTAAGGATTCGCTTCCGATTGCCCGCCACTGTTATGGTTAATCACAATATCGGCGTAAACCTGCATATTTTCAGCGTGTGCCTGCGTGATCAATGCTTCCAGTTCCGTTCGAGAACCAAAACGGGTCTCCACACTGCCATTCTGATTATAATTTCCGAAGTCATAATAATCGGTAGGATCATACCCCATAGAATACGCTCCGTTTTGTGCTTTCGACGCAGGCGGCAACCAAATGGCCCCGATTCCTGCATTCGACCAGGCGATCACTTTTCCTTTTATGGTATTCCACCAGTTTCCGCCATCCGGAACATCCCAGTAAAATCCCTGCATCAGAACACCACCTCCTGGTCCCGCAACAAACTTTCCATTGACCGAAGAATTGGTTCCTGTACTGAATGACCGCCCATCATGTTTGGTGACATTCACAATTCTGTCATGAACTTCAGAATCTAAAGCTTTTTCACCCATCAGCTCATCACTGTTCTGACATGAATTAATAAGCATGAAACCTATTAAGGGAAGGAATACTTTTATTTTTTTCATAGACAATATTTTAGTTATTAACCTATTACCTAAATTACAATTTTATTCATGTAAATTCTATATTTTGTGATTTATTTTAGGTTTAATTAAAAAAAATAAGAATAATTGTAATTTAAATTTTAATTAAAAAAACATAAACTTTAAAGATTTTCGGTACAATTTTTCCATTATTGCATATATTTGCAGACTATGGAATACAATACCCAAAAAACCCAGCTTCATATACCGGAATACGGTAGAATTATACAACAGTTGGTTGAGCGTTGCAAAGAAACTTCTGACAGAAATGAAAGAAACGAAATGGCAGCCGCAATCATTGATTTTATGGGTCAGAGAAACCCTCAGCTTCGTGATGAAGATAATTATAAACATAAACTTTGGGATCATTTATTCATTTTAGCGGATTATGATTTGGATGTAGATTCACCTTATCCTTTCCCTACCAGAGAACAACTGGCAGAGAGACCAAAAACCATGGAATACCCTAAACTACAGGGAGATTTTAAATTTTACGGAAAGAGTATTCTTCAGTTAATAGAAAAAGCAATTGAACTGGAACAAGGCGACGAGAAAGAAGCCCTGATCGAGGTAATTGCGAACAATATGAAGAAATCTTACAACGTATATAATAAAGAACACGTAACGGATGATGTAATTTTCCGTCATTTGAAAGAACTTTCGGAGAACAGGTTGGATTTAACCGGAATTGATTCGCTTGAAAAGAGTAAAATTTACTACACCAGCAACAATAACCGTAATAACAATAATAACAACCGAAATAACAACAACCGAAGCAATAACCAGAACAATAACAACAAAAGAAGACATAACAACAATAATCATAAAAACAGAAAGTAAATGAGTGGAACATTTCAGATAAGAGGAGGGAAAAGATTGCATGGTGAAATCACTCCACAAGGGGCTAAAAATGAAGCTCTACAAATTCTTTGTGCGGTTTTATTAACTGACCAGGAAGTTAGAATTAAAAACATTCCGGATATTCATGACGTGAACCGACTAATTGAAATCCTGGGAGACTTCGGGGTAAAAGTGACTAAAAACGGACATGGAGATTATACTTTCCAGGCTGATAAAGTTAATTTTGATTATATAAAATCCAGCGAGTTCAAAAAGGACGGCGCGAGATTAAGAGGATCAATCATGTTGATGGGTCCCATGTTGGCAAGATACGGAGAAGCCTATATGCCAACTCCAGGTGGAGACAAAATCGGAAGAAGAAGATTAGACACTCACTTCCAGGGTCTTGTTGAACTGGGTGCCGAATTTCATTATGATGAAGAAGAATATTTCTATTCTTTAAAGGCGAAGGAGCTTAACGGTAAATTCATTTTACTGGAAGAAGCTTCCGTAACAGGAACTGCCAATATCGTAATGGCAGCCGTTTTAGCAAAGGGTAAGACAAGAATTTATAATGCCGCTTGCGAACCTTATCTTCAGCAGCTTTGTAAGATGCTGAACAGAATGGGCGCTAATATTTCGGGAATCGGCTCTAATTTATTAACAATTGAAGGTGTTGAATATCTTCATGGGACTGAGCACACCATGCTTCCTGACATGGTAGAAATAGGATCCTGGATTGGTCTTGCAGCCATGACAAAATCTGAAATCACTATTAAAAATGTAAACTGGAACCAATTGGGCGTTATCCCTAATACATTCAGAAAATTAGGTATTCAGCTTGAGCAAAGTAATGATGATATTTTCATTCCGGCTCAGGAAAATTATACCATCCAGAAATTCATTGACGGTTCGATCTTAACCATTTCGGATGCGCCATGGCCAGGATTTACTCCGGATTTGTTATCAATTATTTTAGTGGTTGCCACTCAGGCGAAAGGAAGTCTTTTAGTTCACCAGAAAATGTTTGAATCAAGATTATTTTTTGTTGATAAATTAATTGACATGGGCGCACAGATTATCCTTTGTGATCCGCACAGAGCAACCGTCATCGGATTGAATCAGGAAGCTCCTTTAAGAGGAACAACGATGGTTTCTCCAGACATCAGAGCGGGTAATGCGCTTCTTATCGCGGCACTTTCTGCAGAAGGAAAATCGATTATCCACAATATCGAGCAGATCGACAGAGGATATGAAAATATCGATGGAAGACTAAAAGCGATTGGTGCTGATATTGAAAGAATATAATAAGTTATAAATGATGAGTTTTAAGTTATTAGTTTACTTAAAATTATAATTTCATAAAAAAGCGTTCAAAATTATTTGAACGCTTTTTTTTTACTTTAAAAAGTATGTTTTTTTTAACGCAAAGTTTTATTTTTAATACTGCATATTTTTAAAGGAGCAAAGAGGAATCAACAAGTTGATTGGATCAAGCTTTCGTTTTAGCCTCGTGATACTTCTTGACATCTTTGTTTTAAAGGTTTTCTTACCCTATTTTTACTTTTACCTTTTTACCCGGCTCTCTTTACTTTTTACAGAACCGACTTACCAGCCGCCTCCGCCTCCACCACCGCCTCCACCGCCGGAGAATCCACCCCCTCCGGAACCGGAGCTGCTGCTGCTTGAATTGGAAGATGAAGGTTGTGTAGATGTAGACTGAATAGAGTTTGTAAGACTAGAGTTCAGCGCACTTGCAAAAGCATATTGATTTAAAGTAGAGCCTGTATACCACGTATTATTGTAGTCTGTAGACATTCGGCTCATGATCTGCTCAAATTTCTTTCCCCAAATATCATCAACCCCCAAAATCATCGCATAAGGCAATAAGGTTTCAAAAACCTGTGGCGTGATCTGAGGAGGATTGTGAAATTTCAACTGTTCATTTTCAGCAGCGCCCATGTACATTTTAAATCCGTCAATCAAAGATTTTTTTCTCAACTTTTCTTCACTGGGTCTTTTAACCAAATATTGAAATATAATTAAAAACATAAAAGCTAAAGCGAGAAAAAAATAACAGAAAATGAAATTATTGTTCTCGTAATTACCGTAGTTTAAGGCAGCAAATCCACCTAATCCTACCGTGATAAAAATCGGTAAAGGAATAAATACCCACCAGAACATTTTTCTGACAGCAAAAGTGAAGATAAGAAATGCAATCAGTAAAACCACATAAAACACTCCTCCCACTACCAAAAATACAGGATCATCAGACACTGTAAAACTCACAAACAATCCCACAACATAAATGATGGAGATCAGGAAAAATGGTAGTAACAGTTTCTTCCTGTTGTTTCCTTCGTTCAGAAGTTTATCATGCTGAAAAGATAAAGACGAGCGAAAACTATTCACCGCATTTTCCACCTTAGAATTATAATTTCCATCAAACTTTATGGAACTTTTAGCACCGGTAAATAAACTGTTCATCAAACCAATTTCTTCAACCGGTAAACTCTGATCAGGCTCTTTTATTTTTTGAATGGTAAAAACTTTACTGCTGAAAATACCTAGTATCCCAGAACTTGCGCTTTCGATAATTTTAATATATCCTTTTACCGCAAGATTAACCAAAGCCGCAGTCAAGAAACTATTTTTAAAACTTTCATGCTGAATATATCCCATAGAACCCGGGGATAGATTATCGGGAGCATTAAACTGAGGATAAACAGTAGGTGTCGCAGGATCTACTCCATATTTTTGCCATGTTCTGAAAAAATAAGCAAACAATCCAAATAATAGAATCGCAAAAACTGATAAAAGTCCGTACTCTTCTAAAAATCCGGGCGGTGGTGGCGGAACCATTATTCCTTTTTTGAATCCGACGGCAATGGTCAGCCCTTCCGAAGGATATAATTTTGAAGCCCCCCACTCTATTGAGGTATCCGATAAAAGTTTCGCATTACAATTCTGAGAATTGCTTCCAGAAGCTCCGGTATAACATGAATTCTGTAAAATATTGGCGCCCGCCGGAAGATTTACTTTTGCAGAAATTGTGTCTACATCAAAATTCCATGCATTTCCGTTGACATTCCAATACAATTCATCGTAATTATTGAAGAAACCGATCTGGTTTTTCGTCTCATATTTTATTTCATATGCATAATTTCCTGTATCCAGAATAACATCTCTGTTTCCGACATATATTTCAAAATTATCTCCGTTGGTCTCGGTATGATAATCTTCTTTTTCACCATTTTTTGTAATGGATATAATGTCATACTGAATCTTTTGCTTCTTATTATTCAGATTTCGGGTTAAAGGCAATGTGCGGAAAATTCCTCTTTTAATTTCATTTCCGGTACTATAAACATTAATCTTTTCAGTCACCGTAAGCCCTGAATTTTTATTAACATCTATATCCGAATGAAAAGAAGTTATCCTTTCCTTTTCATAATCCACACTTACGGCATCAGAAGAATTTAGATCATCTTCAATATGCTGCTGAGCAAAGCTCAATGCAAAAAATAAAAGGTAAAAAAGCAACAAAAACTTCTTCATTGCTTAAAATTTTACCGTTGGAACTTCTCTTTCTGCAACATTCTGAAGTTCGAAGAAAGGAGATTTTTCAAACTTATACATATTAGCGATGATATTGCTTGGGAAAGACTCCACGGCAGTGTTATTTTCGCGAACGGTTCCGTTATAATATCTTCTGGATTTTTCAATATCATTTTCTATAGAAGTAAGTTCGGCCTGTAATTGCTGAAAATTAGCGTTTGCTTTCAGATCAGGGTATTGCTCGGCCACTGCGAATAAATTCATCATTGCCTGATTCAGATTTTTTTCTGCTGCCTCTTTTGCTTCCACAGAATTCGCTCCTAACGCCAAATTTCTCGCTCTGGTCACATTTTCCAGTGTTTCTTTTTCGTGAGTAGCATAACCTTTTACAGTTTCTACCAAATTTGGAATAAGGTCATGGCGTTTTTTCAACATCACATCGATACTGCTCCACCCTTCCTGAACGAGGTTCCTAAGTCTTACCAATTTGTTGTACACCGAAACTCCGTAAAGAAGGAAAATAACCACTAAAGCGATTACAATAATTAAAATCATCATAGTCTTAAAATTTTTAAATGTTACTTAAAAATAAGCCTTTTTTCGATAACACAAACAAAAGGATGCCCAAA
The sequence above is a segment of the Chryseobacterium sp. MYb264 genome. Coding sequences within it:
- a CDS encoding mechanosensitive ion channel family protein: MEKESLRYVDVVYRVLESWYMKFAELTPKLIVGILVFSFFLVTSKYLSKISVKIFHKLFPKSQKESSLVTLIGVFRFIIMIMGTFISLEIMGFSGFLWKFIGSLGVAGVIAGVALKDLVSSIFSGMLIGIDKAFKVGDYISIGANSGTVSEIGFLTTKIITDDGRKVYIPNQVIFNAPFSNITASPQRRIILNFEIPADEDISIAQKGMMEVLKNLKDIDRSDSAEVIFTDLKQGIFTLQAKFWMKVGANITHFKSEAYLKIKERLDADGIQLITPTSISITGVDNGNISNQS
- a CDS encoding DMT family transporter, which produces MNIKTKGYISALISSVSYGLIPLFILPLKTIGFPMNITLFYRFFLSAIFILPLLIYKKESLRISGKETLTLFILGVFFALMSEFLFMGYDYLTPGIASTIFFVYPVVVALIVFFVFKEAITKLTVLSLFITIFGVFILSVKDSVFDINILGLGIATLSAVFYALYIVTVNKVKIRGSSLKITFYSMLFSSFYYLVKAQVMGDSLLIPELDIFCNLSLFALVTTVLSILTLVYAIKMIGSTPTSIMGALEPIVAVAVSVLFFGEDFRVNLAVGVSLITFGVLLSIVSEKKKGQQIEKSNNGKISQ
- a CDS encoding Crp/Fnr family transcriptional regulator; translation: MEEFRQHIEKLSPLTEEKFNYILSFFKSKKIKRHRFLIQEGDSVHFEYCVVKGCLKASVMSEDGKDRIVRFAMEDWWISDYDAYFKKKNATLTVECLEDCELLVLSFEDRERLCNELPEMEYFFRKKIEAAYAAFQRRLVSLLCNDAKERYEIFLLQYPMLIQRVPKSIIASYLGISRETLSRISKP
- the katG gene encoding catalase/peroxidase HPI, whose product is MEKDSNDISKCPFHNGTMKKENVAGGGTKNLDWWPDQLRVDILRQHSSLSNPMDEDFNYAEAFKSLDLEAVKKDLHALMTDSQEWWPADFGHYGPLFIRMAWHSAGTYRVGDGRGGAGAGQQRFAPLNSWPDNVSLDKARRLLWPIKQKYGRSISWADLLILTGNIALESMGFKTFGYAGGREDVWEPDQDVYWGMEKTWLGGDIRYAHGSEGVPGHGVLPSDDNADGDIHSRDLEKPLAAVQMGLIYVNPEGPDGNPDPIAAAKDIRDTFGRMAMNDEETVALIAGGHTFGKTHGAGPADHVGKEPEAAGIENQGLGWSSSYKSGKGTDAISSGLEVTWTETPTEWSNYFFKNLFENEWELTKSPAGAHQWVAKNGEEIIPDAFDPAKKHRATMLTTDLSLRFDPIYEKISRKFYENPDAFADAFARAWFKLTHRDMGPKERYLGPDIPQEDLIWQDPIPAVDHELISNSDVEALKSEILNSGLSVSELVATAWASASTFRGSDKRGGANGARIRLAPQRYWAVNNPTQLQKVLGTLENIQKEFNENQTGGKKVSLADLIVIAGSAGVEKSAKDAGYQIIVPFAPGRTDASQEQTDVESMGYLEPAADGFRNYLKRKFAVSTESLLIDKAQLLNLTAPELTVLVGGMRALNINFDGSDRGIFTKRPGVLTNDFFVNLLNMQTQWKSVSADNELYEGTDRSTGEKMWTASRADLVFGSNSELRSIAEVYASSDANEKFVKDFVSAWVKVMNADRFDLK
- a CDS encoding thiol-disulfide oxidoreductase DCC family protein; this encodes MQENWQNKHIVFFDGECGVCNFWVQWILERDNEDKFMFASLQSDFGQKFLSERGLETTVFNTMYLWKPNKYYLIKSSAVLQIANLLGGIYKLSKIGKAIPKFFSDKVYDLISRNRMKLANQKCYLPTPHQRGKFIEV
- a CDS encoding alpha-amylase; amino-acid sequence: MKKIKVFLPLIGFMLINSCQNSDELMGEKALDSEVHDRIVNVTKHDGRSFSTGTNSSVNGKFVAGPGGGVLMQGFYWDVPDGGNWWNTIKGKVIAWSNAGIGAIWLPPASKAQNGAYSMGYDPTDYYDFGNYNQNGSVETRFGSRTELEALITQAHAENMQVYADIVINHNSGGQSEANPYTGTNTWTNFSGIASGKFPRNYNDFYKNAYGNNDEGAFGGFPDLCHANPYVQDWLWGRDDSVAKYYKNVMKFDGWRFDYVKGFGPWVVNAWNSSVGGFSVGELWDSNVNTLEWWANNANSSVFDFAAYYKMDEAFDNGNLNVLNDDMMWKRNPYKAVTFVANHDTDIIYNKTLAYAYILTHEGYPTIFYRDYEEWLNKDKLNNLIWIHNNKATGNTSILYTDNDEYIARRNGYNGNPGLVVYINNSSDWQEKWVDTNWSNQQIKDFTGNSTWYPTTAADKRVKIQCPPNSYTVWSLNQ
- a CDS encoding DUF4290 domain-containing protein, with the protein product MEYNTQKTQLHIPEYGRIIQQLVERCKETSDRNERNEMAAAIIDFMGQRNPQLRDEDNYKHKLWDHLFILADYDLDVDSPYPFPTREQLAERPKTMEYPKLQGDFKFYGKSILQLIEKAIELEQGDEKEALIEVIANNMKKSYNVYNKEHVTDDVIFRHLKELSENRLDLTGIDSLEKSKIYYTSNNNRNNNNNNRNNNNRSNNQNNNNKRRHNNNNHKNRK
- the murA gene encoding UDP-N-acetylglucosamine 1-carboxyvinyltransferase → MSGTFQIRGGKRLHGEITPQGAKNEALQILCAVLLTDQEVRIKNIPDIHDVNRLIEILGDFGVKVTKNGHGDYTFQADKVNFDYIKSSEFKKDGARLRGSIMLMGPMLARYGEAYMPTPGGDKIGRRRLDTHFQGLVELGAEFHYDEEEYFYSLKAKELNGKFILLEEASVTGTANIVMAAVLAKGKTRIYNAACEPYLQQLCKMLNRMGANISGIGSNLLTIEGVEYLHGTEHTMLPDMVEIGSWIGLAAMTKSEITIKNVNWNQLGVIPNTFRKLGIQLEQSNDDIFIPAQENYTIQKFIDGSILTISDAPWPGFTPDLLSIILVVATQAKGSLLVHQKMFESRLFFVDKLIDMGAQIILCDPHRATVIGLNQEAPLRGTTMVSPDIRAGNALLIAALSAEGKSIIHNIEQIDRGYENIDGRLKAIGADIERI